Proteins encoded by one window of Myxocyprinus asiaticus isolate MX2 ecotype Aquarium Trade chromosome 35, UBuf_Myxa_2, whole genome shotgun sequence:
- the LOC127425800 gene encoding probable G-protein coupled receptor 158 isoform X2: protein MFCVPIPQQGFRMGRYCCRCKKGYYSPVPDIPNKRDSRVNSTRACYPEVPVCLPCWPGCAQCEDGAPCWVQEDWLLRAGVLAMQGLFMVLVLISMLVAYQCRRTKRIRSSGLLLLEMILCGSLLLYFPVFILYFKPSTFRCILLRWVRLLGFAIVYGTVTLKMYRVLKVFLSRTAQRVPYITTTGVLRMLGVIVLTVSWFLCAWTVGVLQNRDRNIPLLIISTTSAGQGFNVCDLDRWDYMMALAELLFLCWGSFLCSAVKTVPSAFHEPRYISIAIHNELLLSSLFHLLRFVRPSLHPDWMLLLFFAHTHVTITVTLCLLFIPKFLHTSRSGQEEIAAEVYEDEVDLRRSCSYLNSSFTSNCWSDHNLDPDDFRDELKKLYSQLEVHKTKRMANNNPHLPKKRSSRLSIGRSLIKRITEIPESLSRQCSREDKDVSASIGTIIRSGSYYKSHQTTSFNMMNETLMQPSPKLRKSHSAYDCAPERDISLLNSSIKSTTDKRASQHSDAGSINTTLLVCKSASAHNLTIDTNLLLPEPTRFQKSLSVIERNDHRSLTPCRSIENVSLPGKATPAEKPRQTVDVSIKKQTSSALLAESFDKAEVCPWEVPEELPANKNQKHVTYSLSNQEEPKSPGDKSSPTLLYVCPWEYLPSPTPPATETGNGIQADVDSTKPKPLISCSAPGSPHTVSGKQKEFRVFSFRSTTQSFLAAKGLEETGRSMSTEKSLQESNVKERMLLKSLSTSMRLSPGSAASDKRNPQTQRRAMTTLGTKPCLVKQAAIRLPSTDSPERSPKHTAPVHICPWESEEVILEVKKQNVNENILQRQYSDKQALPVTLNNDSYKPPGFQLKSLLAVPNTEVCPWDVPKPFHQSSISEVCPWEVVEPEQLQTKSMHTDVCSWKTDFNQSRHTEDDTYTTVEVGDVQKQANVKPEACPLNVLDTNTSQVRQESTKTSSDTIEPGERIIYVHAGQSPVDQETVQGEARSLETRETQKQKESGFPEPPPPVTDISPWDSETVIKKATVHPWEVEDTKRSEGMESAKNKGPIKLEEQQESVCADVCPWQTSEPVKMLQKQESVRADVCPWEMSEPSKTLQKQESIHADVFPWETEVPVKTLEKQESFRTWEMSEPTKTLQKQESIHADVFPWETEVPVKTLEKQESVRTDVCPWETEVPVKTLQKQESVYADVCPWETSEPTKTLQKQESVRANVSPWEENEPVKMLQKQESVHSDACPWEAKPSPKQSVSQDTHAVTSKRQDSTQKSYCPWENCMETPEKTEGSTCQTPTDWGEVGATQSPEEMRVNTPLARCDALCPWEMEGGRQESITVHDNSDVFTWEEMIPEEDDGDAETAAEAFIFPPDL, encoded by the exons CGGATCCGATCCTCAGGGCTTTTGCTGCTGGAGATGATCCTGTGTGGTTCTCTGTTGCTGTACTTCCCG GTCTTCATTCTATACTTCAAACCCAGCACTTTCCGGTGCATTCTACTCCGCTGGGTCCGTCTGCTTGGTTTTGCCATTGTTTATGGAACTGTGACACTCAAGATGTACCG GGTTCTGAAAGTTTTCCTCTCACGAACAGCTCAGAGAGTTCCATACATCACTACCACAGGTGTGCTGAGGATGCTGGGAGTCATAGTGCTAACTGTCAGCTGGTTTCTGTGTGCATGGACAGTGGGTGTCCTGCAGAATCGAGACCGGAATATACCATTACTTATAATATCCACCACCTCAGCAGGACAGGGCTTCAATGTGTGCGACCTGGACCGGTGGGACTACATGATGGCCCTGG CGGAGCTGTTGTTTCTGTGCTGGGGCAGTTTCCTGTGCAGTGCAGTTAAGACAGTACCTTCAGCATTTCATGAACCACGTTACATAAGCATCGCTATCCACAATGAGCTACTTCTCTCCTCCTTGTTTCATCTTCTCAG ATTTGTCAGGCCATCACTTCATCCTGATTGGATGCTCTTGCTGTTCTTCGCTCACACGCATGTCACAATTACAGTAACACTCTGCCTGCTCTTTATACCAAAG TTTCTTCACACGTCACGGTCGGGTCAGGAGGAAATCGCTGCAGAGGTATATGAGGATGAAGTGGACCTGCGGCGCTCATGCTCTTACCTCAACAGCAGTTTCACCTCTAACTGCTGGAGTGATCACAATCTGGACCCCGATGACTTTCGG GATGAGCTGAAGAAACTGTATTCTCAGCTGGAAGTCCACAAGACCAAGAGGATGGCAAACAACAATCCCCATCTGCCAAAGAAGCGCAGCTCTCGCCTCAGTATTGGACGCTCCCTCATTAAACGAATCACAGAGATCCCAGAAAGTTTAAGCAGACAATGCAGCCGTGAAGACAAGGATGTCAGTGCCTCCATAGGAACTATAATCCGCTCAGGATCTTATTACAAAAGTCATCAAACCACAAGCTTTAATATGATGAATGAAACTTTAATGCAGCCCTCCCCAAAGCTTCGGAAGTCCCATAGTGCCTATGATTGTGCCCCAGAGAGAGACATCTCCCTATTAAACTCCTCCATAAAGAGCACAACAGACAAGAGGGCTTCACAGCATTCCGACGCAGGATCCATCAATACAACATTGCTGGTCTGCAAATCTGCAAGTGCCCACAATCTAACAATAGACACTAACCTTCTACTTCCTGAGCCCACTAGGTTTCAAAAGTCACTTAGCGTCATAGAACGCAATGATCATCGCTCTCTGACTCCATGTAGAAGCATTGAAAATGTGTCACTTCCTGGCAAAGCAACTCCAGCAGAAAAGCCCCGGCAAACTGTGGATGTCAGCATAAAGAAGCAGACTTCAAGTGCCTTGCTCGCTGAGTCATTTGACaaggcagaggtctgcccgtGGGAGGTTCCCGAGGAGCTTCCTGCAAACAAGAATCAAAAACATGTCACATATTCTCTTTCAAATCAAGAGGAACCCAAATCCCCTGGTGACAAATCATCACCAACGCTATTATATGTCTGTCCATGGGAATACTTGCCATCTCCTACTCCCCCTGCAACAGAAACTGGGAATGGAATACAAGCAGATGTTGATTCCACAAAACCCAAGCCTCTGATCTCCTGTAGTGCTCCAGGGTCTCCACATACAGTCTCTGGCAAGCAAAAGGAGTTTCGCGTTTTCTCTTTCCGCTCAACTACCCAAAGCTTCCTTGCAGCAAAGGGCCTGGAAGAGACTGGAAGAAGTATGAGCACAGAAAAAAGCCTTCAAGAAAGCAATGTTAAGGAGAGGATGCTACTGAAATCCCTGTCCACATCCATGAGACTGTCCCCAGGTAGTGCAGCTTCAGACAAGCGTAACCCACAGACACAAAGACGGGCTATGACTACCTTAGGTACTAAACCTTGCCTTGTGAAACAAGCAGCAATACGTCTGCCATCTACAGATTCTCCTGAGAGGAGCCCAAAACACACTGCTCCTGTTCACATCTGTCCATGGGAGTCAGAGGAGGTGATCTTGGAGGTCAAGAAGCAgaatgtgaatgaaaatatattacaaaGACAATACAGTGACAAGCAAGCACTACCCGTGACACTTAATAATGATAGCTACAAACCCCCTGGGTTCCAACTTAAATCTTTATTGGCTGTTCCAAATACAGAGGTGTGTCCATGGGATGTTCCAAAACCATTTCATCAATCCAGCATTTCTGAAGTTTGTCCTTGGGAGGTTGTGGAACCAGAGCAATTGCAAACCAAAAGCATGCATACTGATGTTTGTTCTTGGAAAACAGATTTCAACCAATCAAGGCACACTGAAGATGATACCTATACCACTGTTGAAGTTGGGGATGTACAAAAGCAGGCAAATGTGAAGCCTGAAGCATGTCCTCTGAATGTACTAGACACTAATACATCTCAGGTTAGACAGGAATCCACCAAAACCTCTAGTGACACAATAGAACCTGGTGAAAGGATAATTTATGTTCATGCAGGACAAAGTCCAGTAGACCAAGAAACAGTTCAGGGTGAGGCACGTTCCTTGGAAACAAGAGaaacccaaaaacaaaaagaaagtggTTTTCCTGAACCACCACCACCTGTAACTGACATAAGTCCTTGGGATTCAGAGACAGTGATTAAAAAAGCAACTGTACACCCATGGGAAGTAGAGGACACTAAGAGGTCGGAAGGGATGGAAAGTGCCAAGAACAAGGGGCCAATAAAATTAGAAGAACAACAAGAAAGTGTCTGTGCCGATGTTTGTCCATGGCAGACAAGTGAACCAGTAAAGATGTTGCAGAAACAAGAAAGTGTTCGTGCAGATGTTTGTCCATGGGAGATGAGTGAGCCAAGTAAGACCTTGCAGAAGCAAGAGAGCATCCATGCAGATGTATTTCCATGGGAAACTGAAGTGCCAGTGAAGACCTTGGAGAAGCAAGAAAGTTTCCGAACATGGGAGATGAGTGAGCCAACTAAGACCTTGCAGAAGCAAGAGAGCATCCATGCAGATGTTTTTCCATGGGAAACTGAAGTGCCAGTGAAGACCTTGGAGAAGCAAGAAAGTGTCCGAACAGATGTTTGTCCATGGGAAACTGAAGTGCCAGTGAAGACCTTGCAGAAGCAAGAAAGTGTCTATGCAGATGTTTGTCCATGGGAGACGAGTGAACCAACAAAGACCTTGCAGAAGCAAGAGAGCGTCCGTGCAAATGTTAGTCCATGGGAGGAAAATGAACCAGTCAAGATGTTGCAGAAACAAGAAAGTGTTCATTCAGATGCCTGCCCATGGGAGGCAAAACCATCACCCAAACAATCTGTTTCACAAGACACCCATGCCGTCACATCAAAGAGGCAAGACAGTACTCAAAAATCTTACTGTCCCTGGGAAAACTGCATGGAAACACCAGAAAAAACAGAAGGAAGCACCTGTCAAACTCCCACAGATTGGGGAGAAGTAGGTGCAACACAGTCCCCAGAAGAGATGAGGGTTAATACTCCACTGGCTCGGTGTGACGCATTGTGCCCTTGGGAAATGGAAGGGGGCAGACAAGAATCTATAACAGTGCATGATAATTCAGATGTCTTCACTTGGGAGGAAATGATACCAGAGGAAGATGATGGTGATGCAGAAACTGCTGCAGAGGCCTTCATCTTCCCTCCAGACTTGTAA
- the LOC127425807 gene encoding 39S ribosomal protein L45, mitochondrial-like: MTDSHVLLIVQAHDRRTFGKMATSICRTLKSFHLTTCHNIKYVAPLLDVRLPQPVVVPIRTKKRYFIPPAVNVKQKTQAEQEAQARAAGVVVRQQYMERAINIACTAGIFDPYVPPEGDARLSTLSKEGLKQRTEQLRQSAASQLAIRKIKDHDPEFSTKEFPARAQEIFIEAHAALTQFNKEKLHSLVTERCYPEMVRGNRYKTLRWRFIESLEPPRVVHARCPDMISKGNLYAQVTLRMHSRQTLAIYDRFGRLMLGDEEEPRDVLEYLVLERHLVNPYGRWRLHGKIVPAWAPPKDPIIKTVMIAGPKLKPEEVFEDLNYQVPKPKAVQWYK; the protein is encoded by the exons ATGACAGATTCCCACGTGTTACTGATTGTACAGGCACACGACAGGAGGACTTTTGGAAAGATGGCGACGTCCATATGTAGGACGTTGAAATCCTTTCATCTAACAACATGTCATAATATTAAG TATGTTGCGCCGCTGCTGGACGTGCGGCTCCCGCAACCGGTGGTGGTTCCGATCCGCACAAAGAAGCGCTATTTCATTCCTCCGGCTGTGAACGTTAAACAGAAAACACAAGCCGAGCAGGAGGCTCAAGCCCGAGCTGCGGGTGTGGTGGTCCGGCAGCAGTACATGGAGAGAGCCATCAACATTGCATGCACAG CGGGCATCTTTGatccttatgttcctcctgaaggAGACGCTCGCCTTTCCACACTGTCCAAAGAAGGTCTGAAACAGCGCACGGAGCAGCTGCGTCAGAGCGCAGCATCACAGCTGGC GATTCGTAAAATAAAGGACCATGATCCAGAGTTCTCCACAAAGGAGTTCCCAGCACGAGCACAGGAGATTTTCATAGAGGCTCATGCAGCACTCACACA GTTTAATAAAGAAAAGCTTCATTCTTTGGTGACAGAGAGGTGTTACCCT GAGATGGTTCGTGGAAACCGTTATAAGACTCTACGCTGGCGGTTCATTGAGTCACTGGAACCACCACGGGTGGTTCATGCACGATGTCCTGACATGATCAGCAAGGGCAACCTGTACGCTCAAGTGACTCTCCGCATGCACTCCAGACAG ACATTGGCAATCTATGACCGCTTTGGTCGGTTGATGCTGGGGGATGAGGAGGAACCCAGGGATGTCCTGGAATACCTGGTGCTTGAGAGACATCTTGTCAACCCTTATGGGCGCTGGAGACTTCACGGCAAGATTGTTCCAGCATGGGCTCCACCAAAAGATCCCATTATTAAG ACTGTCATGATTGCTGGCCCAAAGCTCAAGCCCGAAGAGGTGTTTGAGGATTTGAATTACCAGGTACCAAAGCCCAAGGCAGTGCAGTGGTACAAGTAA